The following are encoded in a window of uncultured Ilyobacter sp. genomic DNA:
- the nifE gene encoding nitrogenase iron-molybdenum cofactor biosynthesis protein NifE — protein sequence MDKKIIDGNLALIEERKDFIVCNKKEKGKKIKCDSQSVAGAVSQRACVYCGARVVLNPITDAVHLVHGPIGCAAYTFDIRGSLSSGSEEYRNSYSTDLRERDIIFGGEQKLTAAIDEIMEFKNPKLIFVYSTCVVGVIGDDLQAICKAAEKKYGIRVIPVESSGFVGSKSAGYKAAGDAILKILDLDGNSEGEKKGINFLGDFNLAGELWIIKGYLKEIGIDVVAHFSGDSNYEQIKEAPTALFNVVQCAGSMTSLAKKFEEKYGTPYTKVSFFGLEDIRISLRSLAYTLGDFNVIKKTEEFVKKMEKETTERLEPYRKKLAGKKVAIYVGGGFKAISLIKQFRDLGITPVMVGSQTGRPEEYEIIRKLSDENTVILDDANPSELERFMREKGADMLVGGVKERPLAYKLGIGFIDHNHARKHPLAGYEGAINFAKEIDLTVNSPVWDIIKKNGMGIE from the coding sequence ATGGATAAAAAAATTATAGATGGAAACTTGGCATTAATAGAAGAGAGAAAAGACTTCATTGTCTGTAATAAAAAAGAGAAGGGGAAAAAGATAAAATGTGATTCTCAAAGTGTGGCAGGAGCAGTAAGTCAGAGAGCCTGTGTATACTGCGGGGCAAGGGTGGTCTTGAACCCTATAACCGATGCTGTGCATCTGGTTCACGGACCTATAGGATGTGCAGCTTATACTTTTGATATCAGAGGAAGTCTCAGCAGCGGATCTGAAGAGTACAGAAACAGTTATTCTACTGACCTCAGAGAAAGGGATATAATTTTTGGAGGCGAACAGAAGCTTACAGCTGCCATAGATGAGATAATGGAATTTAAAAATCCTAAATTAATATTCGTATATTCAACTTGTGTTGTAGGGGTAATAGGAGACGATCTACAGGCCATATGTAAAGCGGCTGAAAAGAAATACGGAATAAGGGTAATTCCAGTTGAGTCTTCCGGGTTTGTAGGAAGTAAATCTGCAGGTTATAAGGCTGCAGGAGACGCGATACTAAAGATACTAGATTTAGACGGGAATTCAGAAGGAGAAAAGAAAGGTATCAATTTTTTAGGGGATTTTAACTTGGCTGGAGAGCTTTGGATAATAAAGGGATACCTGAAAGAGATAGGGATAGATGTAGTGGCACACTTTTCAGGAGACTCTAACTATGAGCAGATAAAAGAGGCTCCCACTGCGTTATTTAATGTAGTTCAGTGTGCAGGTTCTATGACTTCTCTGGCAAAAAAGTTTGAGGAAAAATATGGGACTCCATATACCAAGGTCAGCTTTTTCGGACTAGAAGACATCAGGATTTCTCTGAGGTCTCTAGCTTATACCTTAGGAGACTTCAATGTGATAAAAAAGACCGAAGAATTTGTAAAGAAAATGGAAAAAGAGACTACTGAAAGACTAGAACCATACAGAAAAAAACTTGCAGGGAAAAAAGTGGCTATATATGTAGGAGGGGGATTCAAGGCAATATCTCTCATAAAGCAGTTTAGAGATTTAGGTATAACACCGGTTATGGTAGGATCTCAGACAGGAAGACCTGAAGAGTATGAAATTATAAGAAAACTTTCAGATGAAAATACAGTTATCTTAGATGATGCCAACCCAAGTGAATTAGAGCGATTCATGAGAGAAAAGGGAGCGGATATGCTTGTAGGAGGAGTAAAGGAAAGACCACTGGCATATAAGCTAGGAATCGGGTTTATAGATCATAACCATGCAAGAAAACATCCTTTGGCTGGGTATGAGGGAGCTATCAATTTTGCAAAAGAGATAGATCTAACTGTAAACAGTCCGGTATGGGATATTATCAAAAAAAATGGTATGGGAATAGAGTAG
- the rfaE2 gene encoding D-glycero-beta-D-manno-heptose 1-phosphate adenylyltransferase: MKRVLDRKEAAELVCKIKKDGKKAVFTNGCFDILHVGHLRYLNEAKDQGDILIVGVNSDESVRRLKGSARPINSQEDRAEMLTGLKAVDYAVIFTEDTPVEIIDELKPSIHVKGGDYKKEDLPETEVVERNGGEVRILTLVDGKSTTNVVNKIMDKQ; this comes from the coding sequence GTGAAGAGAGTACTAGACAGAAAAGAAGCAGCAGAATTGGTGTGTAAAATAAAAAAAGATGGAAAGAAAGCTGTATTTACAAACGGTTGTTTTGATATATTGCATGTGGGTCATCTGAGATACCTAAATGAAGCTAAAGATCAGGGTGATATCCTCATAGTAGGTGTAAACTCAGACGAATCGGTAAGAAGGCTAAAGGGTTCTGCAAGACCGATAAACTCCCAGGAGGACAGGGCGGAGATGCTCACCGGGCTAAAGGCTGTGGACTATGCAGTGATATTCACTGAAGATACTCCCGTAGAGATAATAGATGAGCTAAAGCCTTCTATCCATGTGAAGGGAGGAGACTACAAAAAAGAGGACCTTCCTGAGACAGAGGTAGTGGAAAGAAACGGAGGAGAGGTAAGGATACTTACCCTTGTAGACGGAAAATCCACAACCAATGTTGTAAATAAAATCATGGATAAACAGTAG
- the tsaE gene encoding tRNA (adenosine(37)-N6)-threonylcarbamoyltransferase complex ATPase subunit type 1 TsaE, translating into MEKTVSFEELDKLAIDLADFSTENDVIALIGDLGTGKTTFVKTIAKELGIEENIKSPTFNYVLEHHGGRLPLYHFDVYRLTDPEEVYEVGYEDYLNNGGLVVIEWADIIESELPKEYIEIKLYYHDDNSRKISVKFLGNSERERELFKYVGFSN; encoded by the coding sequence ATGGAAAAAACAGTTTCATTTGAAGAACTTGACAAACTGGCAATAGACTTGGCTGATTTTTCAACAGAAAATGATGTGATAGCCCTTATAGGGGATTTGGGGACGGGAAAAACAACCTTTGTCAAGACCATTGCTAAAGAGCTGGGTATAGAGGAGAATATAAAAAGCCCGACTTTTAACTATGTGTTAGAACATCACGGTGGGAGGCTCCCCCTATACCATTTTGATGTGTACAGACTCACCGACCCTGAAGAGGTATATGAGGTGGGCTATGAGGATTACTTGAATAATGGTGGCCTTGTTGTTATCGAGTGGGCGGATATTATAGAGAGTGAACTACCTAAGGAATATATTGAGATAAAACTATATTATCATGATGATAATAGCAGAAAAATCTCTGTTAAATTTCTAGGGAACTCAGAAAGAGAAAGAGAGTTGTTTAAATATGTTGGCTTTAGCAATTGA
- the nifK gene encoding nitrogenase molybdenum-iron protein subunit beta codes for MLDFTPKEIKERKALVINPAKTCQPIGAMYAALGINGCMPHSHGSQGCCSFHRMHLTRHFRDPIVATTSSFTEGASVFGGGSNLKTSLKNIFTIYDPKIVAVHTTCLSETIGDDLTTIISEASSIIPEGKFVINTSTPSYVGSHITGFSNMVKSTVELLAKGEGKGTNGKINIIPGFVNPGDMTEIKELLTKMGVPFTMLPDTSGVVDSPATSKYEMYPEGGTKIEDIQDSGNAKATIALGTFASEAGSVALETKCRVPSIAIKMPVGVKATDEFLMEVSKVTGKAVPWEIEKVRGQVVDIMVDTHQHFHGKKVAIFGDPDQVIVMTEFVLSLGMVPKFMLTGTPGKAFVKQIEKVLDDASVNKEDSKYMSAGDLFLFHQWIKNEPVDLIIGNTYGKYIAKAEDIPLVRFGFPVLDRTVHSYLPTVGYKGTMRLIEKISDALLERADRDAEDKDLELVM; via the coding sequence ATGCTAGATTTTACACCTAAAGAGATAAAAGAGAGAAAAGCACTGGTTATAAACCCTGCAAAAACCTGTCAGCCTATAGGAGCTATGTACGCAGCTCTAGGAATAAACGGATGTATGCCACACAGTCATGGTTCTCAAGGCTGTTGTTCATTTCACAGAATGCATCTCACCAGACACTTTAGAGATCCTATTGTAGCAACAACAAGTTCATTTACAGAGGGGGCTTCTGTATTTGGAGGAGGATCAAACTTAAAAACATCACTAAAAAATATTTTTACAATATATGATCCGAAAATCGTTGCAGTGCACACAACATGTCTGAGCGAGACCATCGGTGATGACCTTACTACTATAATCAGTGAAGCTTCATCAATTATTCCAGAAGGTAAATTTGTAATAAACACAAGTACACCAAGTTATGTAGGTTCTCATATTACTGGATTTTCCAATATGGTTAAATCAACAGTAGAGCTTTTAGCAAAAGGTGAGGGTAAGGGAACTAATGGAAAAATAAATATCATTCCAGGTTTTGTAAACCCTGGAGATATGACAGAGATAAAAGAACTTCTGACAAAAATGGGTGTTCCTTTTACAATGCTTCCTGATACAAGTGGAGTTGTAGATTCTCCGGCTACATCGAAATATGAGATGTATCCAGAGGGCGGAACTAAAATCGAAGACATACAGGATTCTGGAAATGCAAAGGCAACTATTGCCCTTGGAACTTTCGCATCAGAGGCTGGGTCAGTAGCACTTGAAACTAAATGCAGAGTGCCTTCTATCGCTATAAAAATGCCGGTAGGGGTAAAAGCAACAGATGAATTTCTAATGGAAGTCTCAAAAGTCACAGGGAAAGCTGTTCCTTGGGAAATAGAAAAAGTAAGAGGTCAGGTAGTGGATATAATGGTTGATACACATCAGCATTTCCACGGAAAGAAAGTTGCAATATTTGGAGACCCTGACCAGGTAATTGTAATGACAGAGTTTGTACTGAGCTTAGGAATGGTTCCTAAATTTATGCTCACAGGTACACCTGGAAAAGCTTTTGTTAAACAGATAGAAAAAGTATTAGATGACGCCAGTGTTAACAAAGAGGATTCTAAATACATGAGTGCAGGAGACTTGTTCCTTTTCCATCAATGGATAAAGAATGAACCTGTAGACCTAATCATAGGTAACACATATGGTAAATATATAGCAAAGGCAGAGGACATTCCTTTAGTTAGATTTGGATTCCCTGTACTTGACAGAACGGTACATTCATATCTTCCAACTGTAGGTTATAAAGGTACAATGAGACTTATCGAAAAAATAAGTGATGCCTTACTTGAAAGAGCAGACAGAGATGCAGAAGATAAAGATTTAGAACTTGTAATGTAA
- a CDS encoding NifB/NifX family molybdenum-iron cluster-binding protein: MKVAVGVNDAGMIASHLGKTKIFLIFSKVGDEVSFVERRVTDGQHTNHIIDDINDCDAVISGKIGAGMVESLRKMMVKAVIQEEIADPFEAVESMKV, translated from the coding sequence ATGAAAGTAGCAGTCGGTGTAAATGATGCTGGAATGATAGCGAGTCATCTTGGGAAAACAAAAATATTTTTAATCTTTTCAAAAGTTGGAGATGAGGTTTCCTTTGTTGAAAGAAGGGTGACAGACGGTCAACATACAAATCATATAATAGATGATATAAATGACTGTGATGCAGTTATCTCAGGAAAAATCGGGGCGGGGATGGTAGAGAGTCTCAGAAAGATGATGGTAAAGGCGGTAATTCAAGAAGAGATAGCAGATCCTTTTGAGGCGGTCGAAAGTATGAAGGTATAA
- a CDS encoding nitrogenase component 1 has product MKDKNCVDVNVNPCKMCMPMGACLAFKGMEKSIVVMHGSQGCSTYVRRHMAQHYNEPIDIASSSLNEKAIVYGGEANLKKGLKNVLKMYNPKTIGVVTTCLAETIGEDIERILKEFMVEEKISSEDLTLVSVPTPGYGGTQFEGYYLAVRKMVEKIVEPSEPNKKINIISGLMSPGDIRELKLILERFGIEAVILPDVSETLDSPYRGLEFEKLPEGGTTCSEIKTMSGSLATIEFGVHSREDHSPGEYLKKEFGVPLYRIPIPIGLENSDTLMKLLSKISGKKIPEYYVKARGRMLDAMIDSHKYNGEGVAAIFGEPELVTSISSLCLENGITPRVISTGSNIKKIRAFLAEGLDKYGDEIVVLEDTDFETIRVYVKEKEVNILIGHSDGKYIEEKEGIPLIRIGFPVHDRVGAQRQVTIGYDGSMNFLDILTNTLMAQKYQSYRDRMYKKYYKEDEDVKEVTA; this is encoded by the coding sequence ATGAAAGATAAAAACTGTGTAGACGTAAATGTAAATCCATGCAAGATGTGTATGCCTATGGGAGCGTGTCTGGCATTTAAGGGTATGGAAAAATCCATAGTTGTAATGCATGGGTCTCAGGGGTGCAGCACCTATGTGAGAAGACATATGGCACAGCATTATAATGAACCTATAGATATTGCTTCCTCTTCCCTCAATGAAAAGGCCATTGTATACGGAGGAGAGGCCAATCTTAAAAAGGGACTCAAAAATGTGCTGAAGATGTATAATCCTAAGACTATAGGAGTTGTCACAACTTGTCTTGCAGAGACTATAGGGGAAGATATAGAACGTATTTTAAAAGAATTTATGGTCGAGGAAAAAATTTCATCAGAAGATCTGACTTTGGTTTCAGTACCAACTCCTGGATACGGTGGGACTCAGTTTGAAGGATATTATCTGGCAGTGAGAAAAATGGTGGAAAAGATAGTAGAACCTTCAGAACCTAACAAGAAGATAAATATAATAAGCGGGCTTATGAGTCCTGGAGATATAAGAGAGCTAAAATTGATTTTAGAGAGGTTTGGTATCGAAGCCGTAATACTTCCAGATGTTTCTGAAACTTTAGATTCACCTTATAGGGGACTGGAATTTGAAAAGCTTCCTGAGGGAGGGACAACTTGCAGTGAGATAAAAACCATGTCTGGAAGTTTGGCGACAATTGAATTTGGTGTTCATTCAAGAGAGGATCATTCTCCTGGAGAATATCTGAAGAAAGAGTTTGGAGTGCCTCTTTACAGAATCCCTATTCCGATAGGCTTGGAAAACAGCGACACTCTGATGAAACTTTTGTCTAAAATATCAGGTAAAAAGATTCCTGAGTATTATGTAAAGGCAAGGGGAAGAATGTTAGATGCTATGATCGACTCACATAAATATAACGGTGAGGGCGTGGCGGCAATATTTGGTGAGCCTGAACTAGTGACATCTATAAGTTCTCTATGTCTAGAAAACGGAATAACTCCAAGGGTTATATCAACAGGTTCTAATATCAAGAAAATAAGAGCATTTCTTGCTGAAGGACTGGATAAATATGGAGATGAAATTGTAGTTTTAGAAGACACAGACTTTGAAACAATCAGAGTTTATGTGAAGGAAAAAGAGGTAAATATTCTCATAGGACACTCTGATGGGAAGTATATAGAGGAAAAAGAGGGGATTCCTCTTATAAGAATAGGATTTCCTGTCCATGACAGAGTGGGAGCTCAGAGACAGGTGACTATAGGTTATGACGGAAGTATGAATTTCCTGGATATTCTGACAAACACCCTGATGGCACAAAAATATCAAAGTTACAGAGATAGAATGTATAAAAAATATTATAAAGAAGATGAGGATGTAAAGGAGGTCACTGCATGA
- a CDS encoding CoA pyrophosphatase — protein sequence MEYSDILRKLEYKDSTIISRDKYFNSAVMAVICKIEGEEYFVLQKRAKNIRQGGEISFPGGKHEESDISFLETAIRETEEELGVSREKIKVLGKIGTLIIPTGVIVESYAGIINIDDISELEINKEEVERLLLVPLKFFMENKPRTEMITIKFHPYYEENGIVKEFPAKELGLPERYFKPWEGKPRQVYFYSYEGEVIWGITAEIIIEVTNMLREIEVEKSLGIL from the coding sequence ATGGAATACAGTGATATCTTAAGGAAACTTGAATATAAAGACAGTACTATTATATCTCGGGACAAATATTTTAATTCTGCTGTCATGGCGGTGATCTGCAAAATAGAGGGGGAGGAATATTTTGTTCTTCAGAAGAGAGCTAAGAACATAAGGCAAGGTGGAGAGATAAGCTTCCCCGGAGGTAAACACGAAGAAAGTGATATCAGTTTTTTAGAGACAGCAATAAGAGAAACCGAAGAAGAACTTGGGGTCTCTCGGGAAAAGATAAAGGTGCTGGGTAAAATAGGAACGCTTATTATTCCCACGGGAGTCATCGTCGAATCTTATGCAGGGATAATAAATATAGATGACATTAGCGAGCTCGAAATCAACAAAGAAGAGGTGGAGAGACTTCTTTTAGTTCCCTTGAAGTTTTTTATGGAAAATAAACCGAGAACAGAGATGATAACCATAAAATTCCACCCATATTACGAGGAAAATGGAATTGTGAAGGAGTTTCCTGCAAAGGAACTTGGACTTCCAGAGAGGTACTTTAAACCCTGGGAAGGAAAACCGAGACAGGTATATTTTTATAGCTACGAAGGAGAGGTTATCTGGGGTATTACTGCTGAAATAATAATAGAGGTCACAAATATGCTTAGAGAAATTGAAGTTGAGAAATCCCTGGGGATATTGTAA
- the nifD gene encoding nitrogenase molybdenum-iron protein alpha chain, producing METKDKIQQMLDAYPAKTMKNRRKHIFVKDSLEGEQHIEADTRTIPGTMTNRGCCYAGCKGVVLGPLKDMVHVVHGPIGCSYYTWGTRRNKAEADDDGKNYLNYCFSTDMQESDIVFGGEPKLEKACIEAYDIFKPNAMTISSTCPVGLIGDDVHAVARRVQEKTGMTTFAVSCEGYKGVSQSGGHHIANNKLMTEVIGKGEKQVEGKYKINILGEYNIGGDGWEIGRIMDKIGYTVLSVMTGDGSFETLKNAHQADLNLIQCHRSINYIADMVETKYGTPWLKVNFIGIQSTVDALRNTAKFFGDEELIAKTEEVIKEEMKDIKEDIAKYRGQCEGKTAFLFVGASRAHHYQNLLAEIGIETLAAGYEFAHRDDYEGRKVIPTIKGSADNKNIEHITVEKDEKNYKVYLSPEKYEELKKEMPLGDYQGMISDMKDGSIIVDDLNHYETEMIIESLKPDLFCSGVKDKYVAHKMGIFSKQLHSYDYSGPYAGFKGAVIFAKDVAAGLNTPTWSYITPPWKIIPLLEGELGGEGTC from the coding sequence ATGGAGACGAAAGATAAGATTCAACAGATGCTGGATGCTTACCCGGCAAAAACCATGAAAAACAGAAGGAAACATATATTTGTAAAGGACTCCCTAGAGGGAGAACAGCATATAGAGGCTGATACCAGGACGATACCAGGAACAATGACAAACAGAGGGTGTTGTTATGCAGGGTGTAAAGGGGTTGTTCTAGGGCCTCTAAAAGATATGGTTCATGTAGTTCACGGACCTATAGGATGTTCTTACTATACATGGGGCACAAGAAGGAATAAAGCGGAAGCTGACGATGACGGGAAGAACTACCTAAATTACTGTTTTTCAACAGATATGCAGGAAAGTGATATCGTATTTGGTGGAGAGCCAAAACTTGAAAAAGCCTGTATAGAAGCTTATGATATTTTCAAACCAAACGCTATGACAATATCGTCCACATGTCCAGTGGGACTTATAGGTGATGACGTTCACGCCGTAGCAAGAAGAGTACAGGAAAAAACAGGTATGACTACATTTGCAGTAAGTTGTGAAGGGTATAAGGGAGTAAGTCAATCTGGAGGTCACCATATTGCCAATAATAAACTGATGACAGAGGTTATAGGTAAGGGTGAAAAACAGGTAGAAGGTAAGTACAAAATCAACATTTTAGGGGAATACAACATAGGTGGAGACGGCTGGGAAATAGGAAGAATCATGGACAAGATCGGATACACTGTACTTAGTGTTATGACTGGTGACGGTAGTTTTGAGACTCTTAAAAATGCCCACCAGGCAGATCTGAACCTTATTCAATGCCACAGGTCCATCAACTACATAGCTGATATGGTTGAGACTAAATATGGTACACCTTGGTTAAAAGTTAATTTCATTGGAATACAGAGTACTGTAGATGCACTCAGAAATACAGCAAAATTCTTTGGAGATGAAGAGCTTATCGCTAAAACAGAGGAAGTGATAAAAGAGGAGATGAAGGACATCAAAGAGGATATTGCAAAATATAGAGGTCAGTGTGAAGGGAAAACTGCATTCCTGTTTGTAGGAGCATCAAGAGCCCACCATTATCAAAACCTCTTGGCTGAAATAGGTATCGAAACCCTTGCAGCAGGTTATGAATTTGCCCACAGGGATGACTATGAAGGTAGAAAAGTAATACCTACGATCAAAGGAAGTGCAGACAATAAAAACATAGAGCATATAACTGTAGAAAAAGATGAAAAGAACTACAAGGTATACCTTTCTCCTGAGAAATATGAGGAACTAAAAAAAGAGATGCCTCTAGGAGATTACCAGGGAATGATAAGCGATATGAAGGATGGTTCTATCATAGTAGATGACCTGAATCACTATGAAACAGAGATGATTATAGAGTCGCTTAAACCAGATTTATTCTGTTCTGGTGTCAAAGACAAATATGTAGCCCATAAGATGGGAATATTTTCAAAACAGCTACATTCTTACGACTACAGCGGACCTTATGCAGGATTTAAAGGCGCAGTTATATTTGCAAAAGATGTCGCAGCAGGATTGAATACACCAACTTGGAGTTATATAACTCCACCTTGGAAAATTATTCCATTATTAGAAGGAGAACTTGGAGGTGAAGGTACATGCTAG
- a CDS encoding P-II family nitrogen regulator: protein MKEVMAVIRINMINQTKQALLLAGIDSVTARTVKGRGKKQVGYELCKDIIAESDVTPAIADAVSESHRLINKRLLTIIVPEEKVKTVVDTIISVNKTGNPGDGKIFVMPVEESYRVRTGESGEGIL from the coding sequence ATGAAAGAAGTTATGGCAGTAATTCGAATAAACATGATCAACCAAACAAAGCAAGCCCTATTGCTAGCCGGGATTGATTCTGTGACAGCCCGTACAGTAAAAGGAAGAGGGAAAAAACAGGTTGGTTATGAACTTTGTAAAGATATTATAGCAGAGAGTGATGTGACACCTGCAATAGCAGATGCAGTATCAGAATCTCACAGGCTTATAAATAAAAGACTTTTAACTATTATAGTGCCTGAAGAAAAAGTTAAGACAGTAGTGGATACTATTATATCTGTAAATAAGACAGGCAACCCAGGAGACGGTAAAATATTTGTAATGCCTGTGGAAGAATCCTACAGAGTTAGAACTGGAGAATCAGGGGAAGGAATACTTTAA
- the tsaB gene encoding tRNA (adenosine(37)-N6)-threonylcarbamoyltransferase complex dimerization subunit type 1 TsaB, with translation MLALAIDTSTKSGTVALYHKVKGLVAELNLNVNLNHSDTVMSAIDALFELSGNSIKDIERIAVSTGPGSFTGIRVGVGTAKGLAYSLKVPLVGINELDAIANLAPNTSKRIISLIDARKERVYYAEYAYGNEDRLERKTDYMDGDLRSILEGYRGEEVLFLGDGSIHYRELIKDIMRDKCFFTSNSMSLPRASVMAEICFDMPEDNLFQLEPFYLSKTQAERNKGKK, from the coding sequence ATGTTGGCTTTAGCAATTGATACATCTACAAAGTCTGGAACGGTGGCTTTATATCATAAGGTAAAGGGCCTTGTTGCAGAACTGAACTTAAATGTAAACTTGAATCATTCTGATACGGTTATGAGTGCCATAGATGCCCTTTTTGAGCTTTCGGGAAACAGTATAAAAGATATAGAAAGAATCGCTGTAAGTACAGGTCCCGGGTCTTTTACAGGAATAAGAGTGGGAGTAGGTACTGCAAAGGGGCTAGCTTATTCACTAAAAGTTCCTTTGGTGGGAATAAATGAGTTAGATGCAATAGCAAATCTAGCGCCTAATACCTCTAAGAGGATAATTTCCCTGATAGATGCCAGGAAAGAAAGGGTCTATTATGCAGAATATGCCTATGGCAATGAGGACAGGCTAGAGAGAAAAACCGACTATATGGACGGTGATCTAAGGAGCATACTAGAGGGGTATAGAGGTGAAGAGGTTTTGTTTTTAGGCGATGGGAGTATACACTACAGAGAGTTGATAAAAGATATAATGAGGGACAAATGTTTTTTCACAAGTAATTCAATGTCTCTTCCGAGGGCCTCTGTAATGGCTGAAATATGTTTTGACATGCCTGAAGATAATCTTTTTCAGCTAGAGCCTTTTTACCTCAGTAAGACCCAGGCTGAAAGAAACAAGGGTAAAAAATAA
- the nifH gene encoding nitrogenase iron protein produces MAEEKKLRQLAIYGKGGIGKSTTTQNTVGALMEMGKHIMVVGCDPKADSTRLLLGGLAQKTVLDTLREEGEDIELDDILKDGFKGVKCVESGGPQPGVGCAGRGIITSISMLEQLGAYTPDLDYVFYDVLGDVVCGGFAMPIREGKAEEVYIVASGEYMALYAANNIAKSIAQYGKQGKTRLGGIICNSRKVDKELELLTEFAGKLGSQMIHFVPRDNVVQRAEIHKDVVVNYEPKCQQAEEYRQLAKNIDENELLVIPTPLSTDELETLMMDYGFMEV; encoded by the coding sequence ATGGCAGAAGAAAAAAAATTAAGACAGTTGGCTATCTATGGAAAGGGTGGAATCGGTAAATCTACTACTACTCAAAACACAGTTGGGGCATTGATGGAAATGGGTAAACATATCATGGTAGTAGGATGTGACCCTAAGGCAGATTCTACTAGACTTCTTCTTGGAGGACTTGCACAAAAGACAGTTCTAGATACTCTTAGAGAAGAGGGAGAAGATATCGAATTAGATGATATCCTAAAAGATGGATTCAAAGGTGTAAAATGTGTAGAGTCGGGTGGGCCGCAGCCAGGTGTAGGATGTGCAGGAAGAGGAATCATCACTTCAATCTCTATGCTTGAGCAGCTAGGAGCATATACTCCGGATCTTGACTATGTTTTCTATGATGTACTTGGAGACGTTGTGTGTGGAGGATTTGCAATGCCTATAAGAGAAGGTAAGGCTGAAGAGGTATATATTGTAGCAAGTGGAGAATACATGGCACTTTATGCAGCAAACAATATCGCAAAATCAATCGCACAGTATGGTAAACAGGGTAAAACAAGACTTGGTGGAATCATCTGTAACTCAAGAAAAGTTGATAAAGAGTTAGAACTTCTTACTGAATTTGCAGGAAAACTAGGAAGTCAAATGATTCACTTTGTACCAAGAGATAACGTAGTACAGAGAGCAGAAATTCATAAAGATGTAGTTGTTAACTATGAGCCTAAATGTCAGCAAGCTGAAGAGTATAGACAGTTAGCAAAGAACATTGACGAAAATGAATTACTTGTAATACCTACTCCGCTTAGTACAGATGAGCTAGAGACGCTAATGATGGATTACGGATTCATGGAAGTATAG
- a CDS encoding P-II family nitrogen regulator — MKMIRAIVRPEKVTEVLAELNDAGFPAVTKIEVVGRGKQRGIKVGDVHYDQLPKELIILVVKDGIDKDDAISVIMKTAKTSNSGAFGDGKIFVSDVEEAYTISSATNTL, encoded by the coding sequence ATGAAAATGATAAGAGCGATTGTTAGACCTGAAAAAGTTACTGAAGTACTAGCAGAACTAAATGATGCTGGGTTTCCGGCGGTAACTAAAATAGAAGTAGTAGGTAGAGGTAAGCAAAGAGGGATAAAAGTAGGGGATGTACATTATGATCAACTGCCAAAAGAGCTTATAATATTGGTTGTAAAAGATGGAATTGATAAAGATGATGCTATCAGTGTAATCATGAAGACAGCAAAAACATCTAATTCAGGAGCCTTTGGTGACGGTAAAATATTTGTAAGTGATGTTGAAGAGGCTTATACAATAAGCAGTGCTACTAACACTCTTTAA